The DNA sequence CATAGCAGTACCCATCACATTTTTCCTCTTTGGACTTGGATGCCATGAGGCAGGAGGGGGTTCCTGGGCAGCCTGCTGGATTTGGAGCTAGAGATGTGGAAGGAACTGCTGGTCTGACAGAGTTCCAGGTTGGTCAGCAATTTCAGGATAAAGATGAGGCCCTGTTAAGTGTGAAGACTTACAGCATCCATCGAGGGGTACATTATAAGGTAGTGGAGTCTGACTATCGCCAGTATGCGGGAAAGTGTTCTGAGTTCGGGAATGGGTGCACATGGTTGATTCGGCTGAGTCTCCGGCAGCGCAAGGGCATTTGGGAGGTCAAACGGTACAATGGACCTCATACCTGTCTCGCCACCTCCATCTCCAACGACCACAGGAGTTTGGATTATCATGTGATATCGGCATTCATTATGCCAATGGTTAGGGCTGATGCATCCATCAGCATCAAGGTGCTCCTAAATGCCACTGCCGCACACTTTGGATTTAGGCCGACGTATAGGAGGGTCTGGTTGGTGAAGCAGAAGGATATTGCCCTCATCTATGGCGACTGGGATGAATCGTACAACGAGCTCCCCAGGTGGGTGTTGGGAGTCCAGTTGACGATGCATGGTACTGTTGCAGTCCTTAGGACGAGCCCTGTTCGAGTTGGTGGACAGCTGGACGAGTCTCAAGCTTATTTTCACAGACTGTTCTGGACGTTTCCACCGTGTATCAAGGCATTCCGTCATTGCAAGCCACTGGTTAGTATTGACGACACCCATCTGTATGGCAAGTATGGGGGAACGTTGCTTGTCACGATCACACAGGACAGGAACTCCAACATACTCCCTGTTGCATTCGCACTAGTCGATGGTGAGAATGCTGAGTCTTGGTCCTTCTTTCTCTCCCACATGCGTCAGCACGTCACACTGCAGCCGGGTCTGCTGGTTATATCGGACAGGCATAACGGCATCAAGGCCGCGCTTGAGGCTCCCGACGGAGGCTGGTTACCTCCATCTGCATACCAGGCATTCTATATTCGACATGTAGCGGCAAATTTTGCCCTAACCTTCAAGGACAAAGACGCACGGAGGCTTCTTGTCAACGCGGCGTACGCTAAGACCGAAGTGGAGTTCGATTACTGGTTTGATATTCTACGGTCTGAAGACCCGACGATGTGTGAGTGAGCGAACCGGAAAGAGTATTCCTTGTGGACTCAGCATTGTGATGAGGGGCAGAGATTCGGGCACATGACGACGAATATCTTCGAGTGTGTGAACTCAATCCTCAAGGGTGTCAGAAACCTCCCTGTGTGCTTGTTGGTGAAGGCAACATATGGAAGGCTGGCCGAACAGTTTGTTCGCAAGGGGAGAGAGGCTGAGGCCCAGCTGGGAACCGGACAAGAATTCAGTCAGCACTTGGTGAAGTGTATTGAAGCCAACTTGAAGACGGCGAGGTGCTTCACGGTGACTTTGTACGACAGGGATAACTCGGAGTTCACCGCAGCAGAGACCACTCCGACATGGGTTGTAACCTGAAGGGTTGTAACCTGACCACCTGCATCTCACATGGGTGTTATGGCTAATTAAAGGTGCGACAGATTTGTAATACGTTAGAAGCGTACATGGAATTAGCTATGTTAAATTGAAATAGAGAAGTCTGACTAAAGTACCTCGAGGCCAACGGCCAGCTGCACGTATCATACCCGGCAGGCCTAAACCTAGGAAAGCGCCAGAAGATCCAGGACTGAAGTAGCTGAAGTGGGCCCGCTAACTTCACCACATGTCTGTTCGCCACTCGGCACATGCACCGGTACAACCATGCCAGTGCTGCAGACCCCCAGCTGTAGGTACCCATCTCCTCAAGCCTAGCTACGTAAGGAAGCCATCTGATGTGAATGCGGTTGCCGGACTTGTCGGCAAACAGCTGAGTGCCCAACAACATCATGATGTGGGCACGAGCAAAGCGCCGCACAGTCTCCTCATCGGCTCCCTCGGGGCACTCTCCAAAAGTCTCCTGGAACCAGGTGCAGTTTACTGCGAACTTCTGAACCTGGCTCGGAGGAGGAATCACTCCAAGCAACTCCTGGAACCACACCCAAGCTGGACGGCCACCCTGGATGTATATCTGGAAATCTGTAAGGCAATCGCTGATATAACGCCCGTCCACTGGCAACCCCAACTGGTACGCCACGTCCTGAAGTGTGATCGTGCACTCTCTGAACGGCATATGAAAGGTGTGCGTCTCCGAACGCTACCGCTCGACAAAGGCACTGACAAGGGGCTCATCTAATCGGAACCATCTATCGTTCAGCCTCGCAAGATGGTATAATCCAGCCATCTGCAAGTACAGAACATACCGTTCATCGAGTCGCATGCCCTGCTGCCGCCGCATGCTCCTGATGCATCGATGTGGCTGCGCATTACATGCACCGCATTATTAGAACCACGTAGAAAACCAGTAACAAAAATAACCAACACCAGAAACCACTAATGGAAACCACTAACAGAATCAACATGCAAAACTAATATAACAAACCTGTTGCAAAACCACATGCTTAAACCGCTAACGTAAACCGCATACAAATCTACTAACGAAAACCACATGCAAAACCACTATCATAAACCGCACACAAAATTACACAATAAACCACTCCCAATACCACCAAAATAAACCGCCAACATAAACTATCAACAAAACCGCATACAAAACTACTAACAtaaaaccactaacataaacacCAACTAAACCACCAACTAAAACTGCATGCAAAACCACTAACaaaaaccactaacataaaccagcAACTAAACCGCATGCAAAACCACTAGGATAAACCGCTAACATAAACCGTCACTAAAACCGCATGCAAAACCACTAACTCAGATAAACCGCTAGCACAAAGATTTCTGTCTACTAACCTCGTCGTTGATGACCCCGGCTATATGAGCAACTCCGTCCAACCGATATAGCCTTTTCGGATCGTCCCCCATCGGCTGAGTATTCTATTCGAGTCTTTCTCGGATCAAATCTGGGTCGTTTTCTCTGGAATTTTGTGGGGTATTAGAATGGAAAAGTGATTCGAATGAGGCTGATTCGAACTCTTTGTATAGCTGAGAcctgtgtaattcgaaccagctcaGTTCGAATTACTATTTGAGGCAAAATATGACTAATTCAAACCAACTAGGTTTGAATTACTTGGTGAAGCATCCAAGTGTATAATTCGAACTCACCTAGTTCGAATTATGCTCAATTGTAGTTCGAACCACATATATTCGAATTATATTCATCACGTGTTTCATCATAATTCGAGCTCcattggttcgaattacataatAATGTACTTTGGCTAATTCGCGAAGTAATTTTAAGTTTGACTTAATTGTGTTTTTTGCCCTCagaaaaaattatactaaaagaAAAAGTACCACGAAATTTCCTATTATTGTAATGTGAATGTTCTTGATTTTGGTTCAGTTAGAAGTTATAATTTGTGTATATCTAAAGAATACCAACTTATAAGTATACAATTTATGACCTTATATAGTTAATTAATGAAggaagattttttaaaaagaatgaCATAATTATAGCAGCTTCATCTCTTTTTTGGGATAAAATGGTACAATTCTAGCTGGACAATTTGACAATTCCTATATACTCATTGCTTACCAATTTTAATTAGTTGCATTATCTAACGTTGATTATCACTTTGCTTCTTAAACATGAAAACAAAcaactgttttttttttttttttaccatagTTAAGTCTCCCCTCCTAATTCCGTTTTAAATTAATCCTGTACGCATACGGTTGCCAAATTTAAAACATAGGTCAATATacgtatatataatatatacacCCTACGCAAAAGTGCTGTAGCCTGTTGCTAACCAATTACCACTCATGTAGTTTCACCCGAGAGAGGGGAAGCTTCGTTGAAAACTAACTGATGaatttttcatcatttttatttattttctcgtatttttagtttttttacaAATGAGATGTTAGCGTACACGTTACGTTTTTCTAATTACCGATCACTAACAAAACGGAAATGGAATACTTGTCTGAAATATCCTAGTATTTTGCTTATTTAGTTATGAAAAAGTattaagtaaatattttttaattagttaattttaaataattataattaataattaataattttatattttaaaaaaaataaaatttaaataatcattaattaataataattaattagtatgaaatataatttaaatatatttgttGATTTATTGTTAATTAAACTCTATCTTAATTGATTAGTTAACGGGATTGTTTTGTTATACATTACAATGTACAGTATAATTATCAGCCAATTATGGTGCAAATTTGGCATAGCAAAAGTAAATTGAATTTCGATTCTATTTAATGACTCACTTGTTTAAAATAAGATTAACTCGGAAATTGGTAGACAATTTATCTAGaaatgaaatttaattttacctattaactaattatatatatatatatatatatatatatatatacacacacacacatgattgaaaacatgttgaAATAATCACATTTACTCTCTTTGTTAATACATGTTTATTCGAAATTCATAATTAGTGATATTAATTAGTAAAAAATGACCAATTTGagttaatagttaatttattagtcagattaaataaatattcagaatttaaattttattttgtatatataataatttattaattaataataaatttttaaataaaattttagtttgtAACGAATTATTTTTTGATTGGCTAAATCGAGGGATttctagaaaaaaaaatggtaGAGAATTAACTAAGATttactagaaaataaaaagaaggcAAAGTAAGTGTGGGGATGAAAggacacaaaaaaaaaaaagtggtgGACGAAAGAAAATATGGAGCAAAAGGAGACAAAGGGAAATGGGAGAAAGTGAATGCAAGTCACGTGGAGACGCAGAGAGTGGGACCCACATGCGGAGTCTAATGTACGTGCTACTATACCACATTTGTATGGTCCATACTCCATACCAATATCCAAGAGAATATTCTTTCTTCTGAAGACAAATTAATAAAAGGTAATATTATATgcaatattttattatattttttatttttaatattaaatttattaataaaaaagataaagaataaaaatattttaaaaatataaaaaaattaaaatactgttttagtctttaatatttagaataaattttattttaattttttatattttaatcatcttatttttattttaaaatatttaaaataatattaatattattttattatcaaattttttactaacatttaacaaaattaatgtactgttaataatatttttattaaaattatgtcctatttttactttttcaacaaattcaaattttatttttttatttatttttttatctctttaaacTTCTCTTAAAGAATTAATAATGTaaaagaaaaaccaaaataaaatttattccaaatattaaaaatcaaatcagTATTTTACCcccataaaaaaaatacaaacatcAATTTCTAATGAATAATATCAAAGTAATACACCTATGTATACATCACTCCGCTCTGTCCAAAAGTTCACTCCGCTTTCAATATATTTTCTTACCAAATGCGGGATAAACTCCGGTTAAAATTTTTGGTTGATAAAATTATTGAAGTGATAAGTGTGGCTCAAGAATTTGGTTATGGGGTTTAGGGTGGTGTATTAGCTGAAAATGGGTGAATCTAAA is a window from the Arachis stenosperma cultivar V10309 chromosome 3, arast.V10309.gnm1.PFL2, whole genome shotgun sequence genome containing:
- the LOC130966766 gene encoding uncharacterized protein LOC130966766, whose translation is MRQEGVPGQPAGFGARDVEGTAGLTEFQVGQQFQDKDEALLSVKTYSIHRGVHYKVVESDYRQYAGKCSEFGNGCTWLIRLSLRQRKGIWEVKRYNGPHTCLATSISNDHRSLDYHVISAFIMPMVRADASISIKVLLNATAAHFGFRPTYRRVWLVKQKDIALIYGDWDESYNELPRWVLGVQLTMHGTVAVLRTSPVRVGGQLDESQAYFHRLFWTFPPCIKAFRHCKPLVSIDDTHLYGKYGGTLLVTITQDRNSNILPVAFALVDGENAESWSFFLSHMRQHVTLQPGLLVISDRHNGIKAALEAPDGGWLPPSAYQAFYIRHVAANFALTFKDKDARRLLVNAAYAKTEVEFDYWFDILRSEDPTMCE